A window of Maioricimonas rarisocia genomic DNA:
ACGTTGTCCGGGCCACCCGTCAGAGTGGATGGGAGCGGGGATACAGGGTGCCATGCCCTCACGCCAAAGGCGGGTGGGCATGCCGGAGGCGACCGATGACAGGAATGTAGGGTGCTGTCGCCGCAGGCGACGCACCATTACGACCGTGATACAGACGTTGAACTGTCTGCATTGAGACTCCGCTGCGCTTCGTTCTGAGCGTGCCACACAACAAAAAAAACCCACCGGTTGCGGCCGGTGGGCTGTGGATCGCATCGTCGCGACGAGGACTCAGGCTCCGTACTTCTCCAGGCGGCCGGCATTCGCCATCGCCAGCGACATCAGGTACTTCGCCTCGAACTGCCCCAGCCCGCCACGCAGGCAGGCCGACTCGCTGAACTCCGTCGAGTTGTCGTAGCGGCAGTTGTTCGCCGCCAGCAGCGTCGGGACCGGATGCCAGCTGTGCGACTTCATCTTGCTCGGCGTGCTGTGGTCGCCGGTCACCATCAGCACATCCGGGTTGAGGGCCGTAATCCGCGGGATGGCGGCGTCCAGTTCCTCGATCCGCTGCACCTTCGCGTCGAAGTTCCCGTCCTCGCCGGTCGAGTCGGTGTACTTGAAGTGCATGAAGAAGAAGTCGTAGTCCTTCCATGCGGCCTCGAGGCGGCTGCACTGATCGTCGAGCGTCTGCCCGGCATCCAGTACGTCCATCCCCACGAGGCGGGCCAGGCCGCGGTACATCGGATAAACGGCGACGGCACCGGTCTTGAGGCCGTAGACCTCTTCGTAGGTCGGGATGTCGGGCCGCTTGGCAATACCACGGAGCGTCAGGAAGTTCGCCGGGCGGTCGTCCTTGAGCAGTTCGCGGGCCTGCTTCAGGAACTCCTGCGCCACTTCGACGGTCTTCTTCGCGGCCTCGTTGCGGGGATTCGGATCGAGCGGCGGGACACCGGTTGCCTGCGGGTCGGTGTCGTCCACATCGCCGCCGAGCCCTTCGCCACGGAAGACGACGACCAGCCGGTACTCCTTCACGTGGCGGACGAATACTTCGACGCCCGGAATCTTGATGTCGTTCAGCTTCTCGCAGAGCGGAGCGGCCTTCTCGCTGGAGATACGGCCGGCCCGGCGGTCTTCAATGCTGCCGGCGTCGTCGAGCGTGCAGAAGTTGCCGCGAATGGCCACATCGTTCGGTCCCAGGTCGAAGTCGATGCCGAGTGCTTCGAGCACGCCGCGCCCAATCTGGTATTTGACCGGATCGTAGCCGAACAGCCCAAGGTGCCCCGGGCCACTTCCGGGTGTGATGCCGGGCAGCACCGGCGTGCTCAGACCGAGCGTGCCCCGCTGGGCAAGTGCGTCGAGGTTGGGGGTGTTGGCCGTCTCGAGTTCAGTCTTTCCGCCCGGCTCCAGGGGGAGACCGCCGAGTCCGTCGGCGACCAGCAGGACGATCTTGGAGTCGTTCTTCTTCTTCAGTTTGGAGATGAGATCCTGAAAATCGCTCATGGCGGGAGTTCTTGTCTTCTGGGGGGGCAAAAGAGTCCGAGTCCGGAATCCGGGGGAGAGGCTGCCCGGCGGAACGGGGGTGACCGGTCCGGAATCCGTCCGGATCCACGCAGCGGCGTGACGCGGCAGCCATCACAGCGTCGGCACAGCTTACAGTTGCGAGCTCTGCCCTCTCAACTCCGGACGCTCGGTTGTCCGCAGCAATACCGACAATCCGTACACTTCCTCGAACATGATCCGGGCCTGCCGCAGAGCCAGCTGCTCGACGGAGAGGTCGTCCATATTCGGCACGAGAATAACCAGCCGCGTTCCGGACCGCCGACATTGGATGTTGTTCACGCGCTGGCTGCGGGACGCATCCAGGGCGATGGCAATCCGCAGGATGGCCGCCAACTTCAGTACGGCGACCCGGCGATCGCGATCGAGCGTGTTGAAGCCCTGATGCGTCGGTTTGGGTGTGGCCCGGCGGTGGTAGCGGGCAATCAGTGCCACCAGCAGTTTGTCATTCGAAGCCAGTCCGAACAGATCGCTGTTGAGGATCAGGTACATCGAATGCTTGTGCATGCTCGTGTTGCTGACGTAGCCGCCGATCTCGTAGAGGTGGGCCGCCAGGTACAGCAGCAGTTCGTCCCGGGCGTCGAGGCCATGTTCGGCCTGCAGTTCGCGGAACAGCTTGCTGCTGAGCTCTGCCACGTGCCGGGCATGAGGCTCGTCGAAGGAGTATTTGCGACCGATCTCGACGGCGGATCGGACGATCTGGTCCCGAAAGTCCTTGGCGAAGATGCCCCCTTCGGCCATCTCCCGGATGATGCCGTCCCGCAGATTGGCACTGGCGACCAGGACGTGCTCGACGCCGAGAATCCGGACCAGTTCGCGGTAAGCGAGGAGCGCCGGGCCAAGCGTCTCGGCCTCCGAGAAGGGAAGATGAAACCTGCGGACGATCTGATCTTCGGTGAGTCCCAGAATGCGATCGGCGAACTTCGCCAGGTCCTGGCTGGAGATCTGTGCCAGCGTGCCGGGATCCCAGTCGGGCTGCAGTTCCCGGGCTGCGAACCGGATGTCGCCCCCCAGCGTCACCAGTTCGACCGGTCGCTCCCTGGCTCCGTATTGCCTCAGTCCCCCGAGCACGCGATGCGTCTCGAGCTGCATGATCTCGCGGACCTTCGCCTGGGGTGCCCGCAGCAGTTGCAGGGACTGGCGCAGCCGCAGCGAGCCGAGACGGTACGAATAAGCGAATGCCACATCGCCGCTTTCGACGACGAGAACTTCGGTGTTACCGCCGCCGACCTCGACAATCACGGCGGGTGAGTCGTTCAGCTCCGGTTCGGCACTGAGCATCCGCTGCACGCTGCGGTACGTGATGCGATGAACCTCGGCCTCATCGATCGGTTCCACGCTGAAGCCGGTCGCCACGTACAGCCGGTCGATAAATGCCAGCCGGTTGGCCGCCTCGCGGACGGCGCTGGTCGCCACGACGCGGAGGTTCTCGGGACTGGAGATGCGGTACTCGTCGAGTTTCTGCCGGTAGGCCCGGAGCACACGGACGCACTCCTCGATCGTCCCTTTTTCGATTTCGCCGCGGGTGAAGGTGTCCTTCCCGAGGCTGACCCCCTGAGAGAGGTTTTCGAGCGTCCGGATCCGGCCGTCGCTGAGGATCTCGGCGATCGCCAGGCGGATGGAACTGGTCCCGACATCGATGACGGCAACGGGTCCGGGACTGGCATGGGAACCGCTCGTCAGCGTGGCGTCTGCAGTCAACTGGTCGGTCACGTCCCTCTTCCGCTCGTCCTGATGATCTTCACACTGTCTTCCGGTGATGGCGTCAGCCGGACACGGCGTCCGCACCGACGATCAGTCTACGAGGAAATACCTTCCGATTCAGCATCAGGTTGCGAAGGAGTGGTTCGCTGCCGAAAGGACGGGAAAGCGGGTGTCGACGACACGCGACCCTGCAACTCAGGACTTTTCTTCGGCCTGCGACTCATTCTGTTTGAGAACGTGTTGGACCCACGCCGCACCGCCGAGCACGGCGGCATCATCTCCGAGAGCTGCCGGGACGACCTTAAACGAATCTTCATAGACCGGCATAACGCGTTTGCGGGCCGCCTTCGCGACATGTTCGGTGAACAGGTCCGGCATGGCTTCGACGAGACCGCCCCCCAGGACGACGACGTCGGGGCTGAGCACATGAACCAGGCCGGCGACTGCGATGCCGATCTGCCGGGCTGCTTCCTTGATGATCTGCTTGACGATCTCGTCGTCGGCATCGATGGACGCGGCGAGGGCGCTGCTGCGAATCGAACCAAGATCGGTGCCGGCGGCTTTGGCGAGTCCGGGTGCCTGACCCCGATAGGCTGCCTTGGCCGCACTGGCGGCAATCGCAAGCCGGCTGGCCACCGCTTCGAGACAGCCCCGGTGCCCACACCCGCAGATCGGCCCGTTGGGCATGACCTGGATGTGGCCGATTTCCATGCACGAGGCGCTGCCACCGCGGAGAACTTCTCCCCGATAGATGCAGCCGCCGCCGATGCCCGTTCCCGGAAACACGCCGATCACGCAGGTTGCGTTGCGGGCCGCTCCGTAGCGGTACTCTCCGTAGACGCCGGCGTCGACGTCATTGAGGACGGCAACCGGGCACTTGAACCGGTCTTCGAGGTACTTGCGAACCGGGACGCGATTCCAGGCCAGGTTGGGAGGATCGAGAAGCGTCCCGCTCTCCATGTCGACCGGGCCGGGACAGCCGATTCCGATCCCCGACAGCTCTTTCGGGTCGACCTCACCGTCCTCGCAGGCCAGTTCGATCGTTTCAGCGATCCGTTCGAGACCGGCTTTGGCGTCCGAGGTCCCCTTGGTTTTCTTGCGGGCCCTGCCCAGAGCCTTGTTGTCCCCGTCGTACACCTGGGCGAGCATTTTCGTGCCCCCCAGATCAAAGCCAAGCCACCGCGACTGTTGCGTCGATTCGCTCATGATTCCTCCGTTTCCCGAGAGAATAACGTCTGCCGGCGCCCTGTCCATCGCCGCACGACGCTGCAGCTCCCTTCGGTTCGACATCGACAGTCTGGGTTCGTCTACTCAGACTCGTGGCCCATGCCTATTATTGCCCGCGACAGCCGAACCCAGGCGCGAAGGGAAGCGCGACTGTGGCACAGGGGCCACTGAAGCCAATTCTGCCTGCCGACAATAGATAAGGACGATTCGATGTCATCCGCCCCCGAGACCAGTCCGCAG
This region includes:
- a CDS encoding 2,3-bisphosphoglycerate-independent phosphoglycerate mutase, with amino-acid sequence MSDFQDLISKLKKKNDSKIVLLVADGLGGLPLEPGGKTELETANTPNLDALAQRGTLGLSTPVLPGITPGSGPGHLGLFGYDPVKYQIGRGVLEALGIDFDLGPNDVAIRGNFCTLDDAGSIEDRRAGRISSEKAAPLCEKLNDIKIPGVEVFVRHVKEYRLVVVFRGEGLGGDVDDTDPQATGVPPLDPNPRNEAAKKTVEVAQEFLKQARELLKDDRPANFLTLRGIAKRPDIPTYEEVYGLKTGAVAVYPMYRGLARLVGMDVLDAGQTLDDQCSRLEAAWKDYDFFFMHFKYTDSTGEDGNFDAKVQRIEELDAAIPRITALNPDVLMVTGDHSTPSKMKSHSWHPVPTLLAANNCRYDNSTEFSESACLRGGLGQFEAKYLMSLAMANAGRLEKYGA
- a CDS encoding Ppx/GppA phosphatase family protein, which gives rise to MTDQLTADATLTSGSHASPGPVAVIDVGTSSIRLAIAEILSDGRIRTLENLSQGVSLGKDTFTRGEIEKGTIEECVRVLRAYRQKLDEYRISSPENLRVVATSAVREAANRLAFIDRLYVATGFSVEPIDEAEVHRITYRSVQRMLSAEPELNDSPAVIVEVGGGNTEVLVVESGDVAFAYSYRLGSLRLRQSLQLLRAPQAKVREIMQLETHRVLGGLRQYGARERPVELVTLGGDIRFAARELQPDWDPGTLAQISSQDLAKFADRILGLTEDQIVRRFHLPFSEAETLGPALLAYRELVRILGVEHVLVASANLRDGIIREMAEGGIFAKDFRDQIVRSAVEIGRKYSFDEPHARHVAELSSKLFRELQAEHGLDARDELLLYLAAHLYEIGGYVSNTSMHKHSMYLILNSDLFGLASNDKLLVALIARYHRRATPKPTHQGFNTLDRDRRVAVLKLAAILRIAIALDASRSQRVNNIQCRRSGTRLVILVPNMDDLSVEQLALRQARIMFEEVYGLSVLLRTTERPELRGQSSQL
- a CDS encoding ROK family protein, yielding MSESTQQSRWLGFDLGGTKMLAQVYDGDNKALGRARKKTKGTSDAKAGLERIAETIELACEDGEVDPKELSGIGIGCPGPVDMESGTLLDPPNLAWNRVPVRKYLEDRFKCPVAVLNDVDAGVYGEYRYGAARNATCVIGVFPGTGIGGGCIYRGEVLRGGSASCMEIGHIQVMPNGPICGCGHRGCLEAVASRLAIAASAAKAAYRGQAPGLAKAAGTDLGSIRSSALAASIDADDEIVKQIIKEAARQIGIAVAGLVHVLSPDVVVLGGGLVEAMPDLFTEHVAKAARKRVMPVYEDSFKVVPAALGDDAAVLGGAAWVQHVLKQNESQAEEKS